The genomic stretch CTCGCCGCCGGCGAAATCCACTCGATCCACGTCGGTCGCCTCCGCAGGGTGCCCATCTCCGCGCTGACCGAATTCGTCAACCGCCAGTCCAACGAGTCCCGCACAGCGACCGGCTCGGCAACCTCAGCCTGACGCAGGCCGACCTGAGTTGCTTGCCGTAGACCGCCAGACACGCGAAACACCAAGTCGAGTGTGTAGCGCCAGGCAATGCGGTTCCTTCGAAATGGAACGCGGCACGAGTGGCCGGTCCGAAGAGCTAGGCGAACCCACGCCAGGTGGTGCCCGGCGACGGACCGGTCAGGTGCTCGACCCTGTGCGGGTGAACGTCAACCGGCGATGCCGGCGCGAAGCTTGCCGTCCCCGTCCCGAGCCCTGCCGTACCAGCTCCGCCTTCAGCACGTTCCCGGCGGTGAGGGGCGCCAAAGCAGCGGGCCTCGGAGACCACTGCGAAGCGTCAGGGTCCGTCCTCGTCCGCGCTGCCCATAGGGTCCCGGTTTGGGTCCCTGAACGAATCAGAGGCCCGATCCAAGATCGTGGATCAAGCCTCTGACCTGCGGAAACACCCGTCGGGACGACAGGATTTGAACCTGCGACCCCTTGACCCCCAGTCAAGTGCGCTACCAAGCTGCGCCACGTCCCGGTACCCGCCGCAGGCGGGCTCGCACAGGTTACCTCAGAGCTGGCCTCGGCCCTCGCGAGGCCACGAACCTCGGCTCACGACTTGGCGCGCTTCTCGCGCAGCCGCACGCTGATCTCGATCGGCGTGCCCGCGAACCCAAACTCCTCGCGCAGTCGCCGCTCAATGAACCGCCGGTAGCCAGCTTCAAGGAAGCCCGTGGCGAAGACCACGAACTTGGGTGGCTTGGTCGAGGCCTGGGTGGCGAACATGATCCGGGGCTGCTTGCCGCCCCGCACCGGCGGCGGAGTGGCCGCCACCAACCGGCCGAGGAACGCGTTGAGCTGCGACGTCGGGACCCGCTGCTCCCAACCAGCCAGTGCGATGTCGATCGCCGGCACCAGCCGGTCTACGTGCCGGCCGGTCTGCGCGGAGACGTTGACCCGCGGCGCCCAATGCACCCGCACCAGGTCCCGCTCCACCTCACGCTCGATGTAGTACCTGCGCTCCTCGTCGACGAGGTCCCACTTGTTGAACGCCAGCACGAGCGGCCGCCCGGCCTCGACCACCATCGAGATGATCCGGGTGTCCTGCTCGGACAGCGGCTCGCTCGCATCGACCAGGACGACCGCGACCTCGGCCTTCTCCAACGCGGCCTGGGTACGCAGCACGGCGTAGTACTCCGAGCCGGACGCCTCGTGCGCCCGGCGCCGGATCCCCGCGGTGTCGACGAACCGCCAGATCCGTCCGCCCAACTCGATCAGCTCGTCAACCGGGTCGACGGTCGTGCCAGCCACGGAGTCGACGACGGCACGCTCCTCGCTGGCCAGCTGGTTGAGCAGGCTGGACTTGCCCACATTGGGCCGGCCCAGCAAGGCCACCCGACGCGGACCCCCGGCTCGCGCCTCGCCCTCCTGCGGCAGCTCGGGCAGCGCCGCCAGGACCGCGTCCAGCAGGTCACCGCTGCCCCGCCCGTGCAGGGCAGACACCGGGTACGGCTCACCCAGGCCGAGAGACCAGAGCCCAGCCGCATCGGACTCGCCGCGCTGGGCGTCCACCTTGTTCGCGGCGAGCACCACCGGCTTGCCGGCCCTGCGCAGCACCCGCACCATTGCCGCGTCGGTGTCCGTGGGGCCGACCGTGGCATCGACGACGAGCAGGACGGCGTCGGCGGCCGCCACGGCCAGCTCGGCCTGGCCGGCCACGCGCGCGGCCAGCCCCCTGGCGTCCGGCTCCCAGCCACCGGTGTCGAGCACGGTGAACCGGCGTCCGGACCACGATGCGTCGTAGGCGACCCGGTCGCGGGTGACCCCGGGCCGGTCCTCCACAACAGCTTCGCGGCGACCCAGGATCCGGTTCACCAGCGTGGACTTGCCCACGTTGGGACGACCGATCACCGCAAGGACCGGCAGCGGGCCCGACTCCTCCTCGTCGTCGACCGCGACGGCACCGAAGAAGTCCTCGTCGTCCGTGCCCATGTCGTCGTTCACATCACTCACGCTCGTCACCTGACTCCGACTCGGGTCGTGACCAGCTCGATCACGCGGTCGATCACCTGCTGCAAGGTCAGATGCGTGGCATCGACCTCGACAGCGTCGTCCGCCTTGGCCAGCGGGGACACCGCGCGACCGGAGTCGTGCCGGTCGCGCCTCGCGAGGTCCACCTGGGTCGCCTCGACGTCGCTTGTGTGCGTCAGCTCGGCCGTGCGTCGCGCGGCTCGCGCGTCGGCCGAGGCGGTCAGGAAGACCTTCACCTCGGCGCCTGGAGCGACGACGGTGCCGATGTCGCGGCCTTCGACCACGATCCCGCCGCCATCGATCGCAGCACGCTGCCGCTGGACCAGCAGGGCCCGCACCGCCGGGACGGCCGACACCGTGGACACGGCCGCGGTCACCTCGGGGCTGCGGATGGGCCCGGAGACGTCGATCCCGTCGGCTTCGATCGTGGGCGCCTCGGGGTCGGTTCCGGAGACGAGGACCACGGTGGCTGCCGCAGCCGCGACGGCCGCGGGGTCGTCGACGTCGACGCCCCGCTGGAGCAGCCGCCACGTCACGGCGCGGTACATCGCGCCGGTGTCGAGGTAGCGCAGGCCGAGCCGGGTGGCCACCCCGCGGGACACGCTGGACTTGCCCGACCCCGACGGCCCGTCGACCGCGACGACGACGCTGCGCAGCGCGGCCTGCTCGGCGGCCATGAGGTTCCCTCGGTGCGTTCATCGGGAGGCGGCCCGGAGGTGGGCCCCCACGAGGGTACCGGCGTTACGGTCAGCGGTGGACCGACCAGCCGGCCGTACGCAGCGCCACGGCCAACCGGTCGGCGGCCTCGGGACGGACCGCCAGCTCCACCAGGCCGACCGGACGACCGGCCGAGTGCTCGATGGTGATGTCCTCGATGTTGACCCCGGCCTCCCCGGCGGCCAGCAGGATCCGGGCCAGCTCACCGGGCCGGTCCGGGACCACGACGGGCACCGTGACGTACGCGGCGGGCGGCGCGCCGTGCTTGCCGGGCAGTCGGCTTCGGCCATGACCGCCCCGGCGCAGCGCGTCGGTGACCACCCGGTGGCCACGGTCGTCAGGGTCGTCCCCGACCTCGCCCAGCGCGGTGGCGACCGACTCGAGGTCGGCGGCCAGCTCGAGCAGGACGGCCCGGATCGCGGGCGCGTTGGTGACCAGGATCTCTGTCCACAGGTCTGGGTCTGAGGCGGCGATCCGGGTCACATCCCGCAGCCCCTGCCCGGCCAGGGCGACCGCTTCGTCGTCGGCGCCGGTCAGCCGGGCGGCCACCAGGCTGGCCGCAACCTGGGGCACGTGCGAGACCAGAGCCACCGCCTCGTCGTGCCGCTGGGGCGCCATGACCACGGGCTGCGCCCCGCACCGGCGCACCAGATCCTCGACCGCCGCGACCGCCCCGGCCAGCGTGGCCGGAACCGGGGTGAGCACCCACGGACGGTCCTGGAACAGGTCGGCCCGGGCCGCTCCGGCCCCCGAGCGCTCGCGCCCGGCCAGTGGATGCCCGCCGACGAAGCGCGTGGGATCGGCCATCGCCTCAACCTCAGCCTGAACGTGAGACTTTGTTGAGGCGATGTCAGTAACGATGCACTGGGGGTATTGACGCTGATAGGCCTGAACGGCTGGTCCGACCGCGCGAGGCGGGACCGCCAGCACCACGACGTCCGGGCCCTGCCAGGGCGGCTCGGGCGAACCAGCGCCAAGGTCCGCGGCCAGCGCCAGCGCCGCGGAGTCTCGGTCCGCGAGGTGGACCCGAACGCCGGACTCGCTGAGCGCCAGCGCCACCGAGGTGCCCATCAGGCCGGTACCCACGACCAGCACGGTCGGAGATCCGACCGGCCCCGGCCCCGCTGCGGTCACTGAGCCAGATCCCTGCGCAGCGCCTCGGCGCCACGCAGGTACACGTGCACGATCTCGGCGCGCGGGCGGTCGATGTCGATGTGCGCCAGCACCCGAACCACCCGCTCCATGGCACCGACCACGCCGATCTCCTGGGCGGACAGCAGCGGGACGTCGCCGATGCCCATCCGCCGGGCCGCCGTCGCCGGGAACTCCGACACGAGGTCGGGGGTCGCCGTGAGGATCACACTGACCAGGTCGTCCGTGGTGATCCGGTTGCGCTCCAGCATCGCGGTCATGAGTTCGACGACGGCCTCGACCATCTCCTCGGGGTCGTCCGCGCGCAGGCAGGTCGCTCCGCGTACCGCGCGCATGGCCACCCCTCCTCTCCTGGACCCAGGTCCCCTGGTCCGCCGCCGGGCACAGCGTAGCCGCGCGGCTCCCAGCGGGAGCCGAGTGGTCCGCGTGCGAGATCCACCGACAAGTCGACATGTCGCCGTGTCGCCAAGGCGGACCCGTGACTAGAGGCCGACCTCGGCGTACAGCTCGCCCAGCTCGACCGGCGTGAGCACCCGCCAGCGACCGGGCCGCAGGTCACCCAGCAGCACCGGACCCACCTTGGTCCGGACCAGCCGTTGCACCGGGAAACCCACCTCGGTGAGCATGCGGCGCACGATGCGGTTGCGTCCCTCGTGCATGACCAGCTCGACCAGCGCCCGCCCGGGCGCGCTGTCGACGACCCGAAACGAGTCGACTCGGGCCGGACCGTCCTCGAGGAGGACGCCCTCCCGCAGCCGCTTGCCCAGGTCCCTCGGCACCGGTCCCTCGATCTGGGCCAGGTAGGTCTTGGCGATCTCGTAGGACGGATGGGCCAGCCGGTGTGCGAGCTCCCCGTCGTTGGTGAGCAGGATCAGGCCCTCGGTCTCGAAGTCCAGCCGGCCCACATGGAACAGCCGCTCGGACCGGTTGGTGACGTAGTCGCCGAGGCTCGGCCGGCCCTGCGGGTCGGTCATCGCGCTGACCACTCCGGCCGGCTTGTTGAAGGCCAGGTGGACGGTCTTGGGGCTGGTGCTGATACGCATCCCATCGACCCGGATGACGGCGCGCTCCGCGTCGACCCGCACGCCCATCTCGCGGACCAGCCGGCCATCGACCTCGACCCGGCCCGCGGCGATCAGCTCCTCGCAGGCCCGCCGACTGCCCACCCCGGCGGCCGCGAGCACCTTCTGCAGCCGGACACCCTGCTCTTCTGTGGCCATCACTGTCTCAATCTCAGGTGGAGAACCGGTCGGTCGACTCGGTCAGCGAGTCCAGTTCGGGAAGGTAGGGCGCCAGCTCGGGCAGCTCCTCGAGCGAACCGACCCCGAGCCGCTCCAGGAAGTAGCTGGTCGTTCGGTACAGCAGCGCGCCGGACTCGTGCTCGGTGCCGGCCTCCTCGACCAGGCCCCGGGTGGTGAGCGTCCGCAGCACGCCATCCACGTTCACGCCCCGGACCGCGGAGATCCGGGCCCGGGTGACCGGCTGACGGTAGGCCACGATGGCCAGCGTCTCCAGCGCCGCCTGGGTGAGCCGGGCCTGCTGGCCGTCCAGCACGAACCGCTCCACGACGCCGGCACACTCCGGCCGGGTGTACAGCCGCCAGCCGCCCGCGACCGACCTCAGGTCGAAGCCGCGCTGGTCACGGGTGTACTCCGCGGCGAGCTCCTGCAGCTGCTCGGCCACCTCGGCCTGCGGCCGCTCGAGTACCGAGGCGAGGGTCACCTCGTCCAGCGGCTCGTCGACGACGAGCAGGATGGCCTCGATCGCCGCCCGCAACGACGGGGCCGCGATCGGCTCGGCCAGCGGCCAGGCACCCCCCGGGTCGCCGGTGTCGCCGGTGTCTCCGACCTCGGAGGTCATGTCGTCCATTCCGGGGTTCCCTCCTGGGCGCTCACGACAGCCGTCAGCGCCGCTGGCGTCTCACCATCTTCCTCGGCTGCAGCCTGATCCTCGAATTCGTCCTCGACCTCAAGCTCACCGTCCTCGGACCCGGTCCAGCGCACATGTAGCTCACCGAGGGCGCTGACCTGCTCGAAGGCCACCGCCGACTCCCGGTACAGCTCGAGCAGGGCGAGGAACCGGCCGACCACGTGCAAGGTGTCGGGGCAGTCCGCCACGAGGGCCCGGAACGTGCTGGTCTTCACCTGCCGCAGCCGCTGCACCAGCCAGGCGGCCTGCTCCCGCACGCTCACCCGCGGTGCGTGCACGTGGGTCAGCGACACCTCCTGGACCGGCTTGGGAGCGAGCACCCGGGCCGCCAGCCGGGCCAGCTCGTCCGGGCCGAGCCCGAGGAGCACCTCCGGCAGCAGGCCCGCGTACTGCTCCTCCAGCCCCACCGCGCGAGCATGTCGCACGGACTCCTCGGCCATCCGCGCAGCCAGCCAGCCGGCCGCCTCCTTGTAGGCGCGGTACTGCAGCAGCCGGGCGAACAGCAGGTCCCGCGCCTCGAGCAGCGCGAGGTCCTCCTCGTCCTCCACCTCGGCCGCCGGCAGCAGCCGGGCCGCCTTGAGGTCGAGCAGGGTGGCGGCCACGACGAGGAACTCGGTGGCCTGCCCGAGGTCCCACTGCGGCCCGGCGGCCCGGATATGGGCGATGAAGTCGTCGGTGACCTGGGACAGCGCCACCTCGGTGACGTCCAGCTTGTGCTTGGCGATCAGGCCCAGCAGCAGGTCGAACGGGCCGTCGAAGTTTTCCAGGTGGACCAGGAACTCGGCGCCTGGGGACGCGTCCGCGACCGCCGACACGTTCGGCTCCGGGCTGTTCGTCACGGCCGAACGGTAGCCGACTCGGGGCGGGCAGGCCGACCTCGCGCCCGACGCTCAGGATGCCTGCAGCCGCCGAACCAGGGCGCTGTCGGCGCCGGCGGTCTCGAACTCGGCCAGCACCGCGGCCAGCGCCTCGCGGACGATCCGGCCCCGGTCCACGGCCAGCTGGTAGCGCTGGCGCAGCTCCAGCTTGGTCCGCTCGAGGTCGATCAGCTCGGCCTCGGACAGGTACACCGTGATCTTCTCCGCATGCCGCTGGCGGCCGCTCGGCCGACGCCCGCCGTTGCCCGGCCGCCCGCGCTCGACCGTGCGGAACAGCTCCTCCGCGCCGGGCAGGGCCGCCCGCCGGCTCATGGGGCCAGCACCTCCCGGGCCAGCTGGCGGTAGGCCGCCGCCCCCGCCGAGGCCGGGGCGTAGCTGGTGATCGGCGTCCCCACGACCGTCGTCTCCGGGAACTTCACGGTCCGGGACACTACGGTGTGGAACACCTTGTCGCCGAAGGCCTCGACCACTCGGGCCAGCACCTCCCGGGAGTGCAGCGTCCGGCTGTCGTACATGGTGGCCAGAATTCCATCAAGTTCAAGTTGAGGGTTAAGCCGTGATTGGACCTTTTGGATAGTGTCCATGAGGAGGGCGACCCCTCGCAGCGCGAAGAACTCACACTCCAACGGCACGATCACCCCGTTCGAGGCGGTCAGCGCGTTCACCGTGAGCAGCCCGAGCGACGGCTGGCAGTCGATGAGCACGATGTCGTAGTCCGGGAGCACCGGCGCCAGCACCGAGCGCAGCACCTGCTCGCGGGCCACCTCCCCCACCAGCTGCACCTCGGCCGCGGACAGGTCGATGTTGCTGGGTAGCAGGTCCAGTCCCGGGACGTCGGTCTTGAGCAGGACGTCGTCGATGCTTACCCCGCGCTCCATGAGCAGGTTGTAGACGGTGCGGTCGAGCTCATGCGGGTTGATGCCGAGTCCCACCGACAGCGCCCCCTGCGGGTCGAAGTCGACGAGCAGCACCCGGCGGCCGCACTCGGCCAGCGCGGCGCCCAGGTTGATCGTCGTGGTGGTCTTTCCGACGCCCCCCTTCTGGTTGACCAGGGAGATCACCCGGGCCGGGCCGTGCCGGTCCAGCGGCCGCGGATCCGGCAGCTCGGGCAGCGGGCGTCCAGTCGGTCCCAGGCCCGGGGTCGGACCCGGCTCGGCCTCCTCGGCCGAGTCAACAGCGTCAGCAGGGGGATTTGTCGACATAGTCACAAGGAGCCAAACCTTCCTGTCTACTCCTCGCCGGTCGGGCGAAGGCGCGGCGCGACTCTAGGCCGTGCCCCTTTGGCCCGGCAAGGCGCCCCTTCCCTCGCCCGTCGAGGGGGTCAGCCCAGGGCGCGCGGATGGCTGGCCGCGTACACCTCGCGCAGCCGGTCCACGGTGACCAGGGTGTAGACCTGCGTGGTGGTCACCGACGCGTGGCCCAGCAGCTCCTGGACCACGCGGACGTCGGCGCCGCCCTCCAACAGGTGGGTGGCGAAGGAGTGCCGCAGGGTGTGCGGCGACAGGTGCGCGGTCGACACAGCGGCCCGCTCAGCTGCGCGGTGCAGCACGGTCCAGGCGCTCTGCCGGGACAGCCGCCCGCCGCGGGCGTTGAGGAACACCGCCGGGGTCCCCCGCCCCAGGGCGGCCAGCCCCGGCCGCTCGCGAACCAGGTAGGCCTCCAGCGCGGCCCGCGCGTAGGAGCCGACCGGCACCAGCCGCTCCTTGCCACCCTTGCCGCGCAGCAGCACCGAGTTGTGCTCGATGTCGATGTCGTCGACGTCCAGGCCCACGGCCTCGGAGATCCGGGCCCCACAGCCGTACAACAGCTCGAGCAGCGCCCGGTCCCGCAGGCCCCGCGCCACGTCCTCGCCACCGGCCGCCTGCAGGATCCGTTCGACGTCCTCGACCGGGATGGCCTTCGGCAGCCGGCGCGGCGGGGCCGGGGGGCGGACGGCGTGTGCCGGATCGGCCGTCAGCACGCCGTCACGCAACAGGAAGGAGTGCAGCCCGCGCACCGCCACCAGGGTCCGTGCCGCCGACCCCGCAGCCAGCGGCGGGTGCTCGGCGTCCCCGGACCGCAGAGCGGTCAGGAAGTCGGCGACGTCGGACTCCGCGATCCGGGCCGGGTCGTCGATGCCCCGGGCCGCGAGGAACGCGACGTAACGGCGCAGGTCCCGCCGGTAGGACAGCAGCGTGTTGCGCGCCGCCCCACGCTCGACCGTGAGGTGGTCGAGGTACCCGGTCACGGCCCGGTCGAGGGCCGTGACCGGCTGCACCGGCTCACTTGACATAACTCGATCGTAGGGCAGCCCCACGACCGGTGCCGTCAGGCGAGCACGTCCGCCAGCGCCACCGTCGGCAGGTCGAAGGCCTCGCCCACCGCGCCGTAGGTGATCGCGCCCTCGTGCGTGTTCAGGCCCAGCCCCAGGGCGAGGTCGTCGCGCAGCGCCTGCCGCCAGCCCTTGTTGGCCAGCTCGAGGGCGTACGGCAGCGTGACGTTGGTCAGCGCGTAGGTCGAGGTGTGCGGCACCGCGCCCGGCATGTTGGCCACGCAGTAGAACATCGAGTCGTGCACCCGGTAGGTCGGGTCGGTGTGCGTGGTGGGACGGGAGTCCTCGAAGCAGCCGCCCTGGTCGATCGCGATGTCGACGAGCACCGAGCCCGGCTTCATCCGCGACACCAGCTCGTTTGAGACCAGCTTGGGCGCCTTGGCCCCCGGAACCAGGACGGCGCCGATGACCAGGTCGGCGTCCAGGACGGCCCTCTCGATCTCGTAGGCGTTGGACGCCACGGTCTGCACGTGGCCCTGGTAGATGCGATCCATCTGGCGCAGCCGCTCGATGTTGCGGTCCAGCAGGATCACCTCGGCCTGCATGCCCAGCGCGATCGCGGCGGCGTTCATGCCCGAGACGCCGGCGCCGACGACGACGACCTTCGCGGCGTACACGCCGGACACGCCGCCCATGAGGACGCCACGGCCACCCTCGGAGCGCATCAACACCTGTGCGCCGACCTGCGGGGCCAGCCGGCCGGCCACCTCTGACATCGGGGCCAGCAGCGGCAGGCTGTGGTCGGGCAGCTCGACGGTCTCGTAGGCGATGGCGGTGATGCCGGAGTCGAGCAGCGCGTCGGTGCACGGCCGCGAGGCGGCCAGGTGCAGGTAGGTGAACAGGGTCTGCCCCTTGCGCATGCGATGGTACTCCTCCGCAATGGGCTCCTTCACCTTGAGGATCAGCTCACCGGTGCCCCACACGTCATCCGCGGTGTCCAGGATCGTCGCACCGGCGCCGACATACTCGTCGTCGGTGATCGACGACCCGGCTCCCGCGCCCTTCTGCACGAAGACCTCGTGCCCGTGACGCTTCAGTTCGAACACACCGGATGGGGTGATGGCCACCCGGTACTCGTGGTTCTTGACCTCGCTGGGGATACCGACCTTCACAGCGATGCACGTCCCTCGTGGCTCGCGAGCGGTGCCGACGTCGTTGTCGGCTGGTTCGACCGCACCCGGTGTGGGCGGGATCACTCTAGCGTCGCGAAACGCGCCAGCCCGCACCGCCGCGGCAGGCTCACCCAGCCGGACCTGCCGTGGTGGACAACCGGTGGTCGGCGACTCAGCGCAGCTGGCGCGGCCCGATCCGCCACGGAGCGTGGGCCGGCCGCAGCCCGGTCCAACCGTCCGTCCTGGCCGCGCAGGCGGCGAGCACGGCAACCACGAGCGACGGGTTGTGCAGCCGACCGTCGAGCACGGCGGCGCGCAGGTCGTCCAGCGCCACCCAGTCGACCGGCATGTCCCGCTCCTCACCGTGCCGGGGGTGCTCGTCGCCGTCCGAGCGCCGGACCCCGCGCGCCAGGTAGATGCGCAGCGCCTCGTCGCACATGCCCGGGGACGTGCAGAAGTCGACGAGCACCGACCAGGACGCCGCCTCGTGGTGGGTCTCCTCCCACAGCTCGCGGCGGGCGGCCACCAACGGGTCCTCGCCGGCGATGTCGAGCAGGCCGGCCGGGACCTCCCACAAGGTGGCCTCGACCGGGTGCCGGTACTGGTGGACGACGAGCACCCGGTCGGTGTCGTCGATGGCCAGCACGGCCACCGCGGACGGGTGCCGCACGACGTCGCGGGTGACCTCCTCGCCGCCGGGCAGGCGCACCACGTCGGTGACGACGTCCCAGACCCGGCCCTGCATCCGCAGTGCCGAGGAGACGACCGGGTGCCCGCCGGGGACGTCGGCCAGCAGCCCGACCGGCTCGGTCACGGGGTGGGGACGACGTCCGGCAGCACGATGTCCGCCCCCATCTGCCGGGCCAGCGCCGCCCGGATCAGGCCACGGAACAATGGGTGCGGTCGGGTCGGCCGGGACCGGAACTCCGGGTGCGCCTGGGTGCCCACGTAGTACGGGTGCACCGAGCGGGGCAGCTCGACGTACTCGACCAGCCGGCCGTCCGGCGAGGTGCCGGAGAACACCAGCCCGGCCTCCTCCAGTTGCGCGCGGTAGGCGTTGTTGACCTCGTAGCGGTGCCGGTGCCGCTCGTCGACGTACGGCTGGTCGTAGGCCTCCCGGACCACCGAGCCCTCGGCGAGCTTGGCCGGGTACAGGCCCAGCCGCATGG from Actinomycetes bacterium encodes the following:
- the der gene encoding ribosome biogenesis GTPase Der, with the protein product MGTDDEDFFGAVAVDDEEESGPLPVLAVIGRPNVGKSTLVNRILGRREAVVEDRPGVTRDRVAYDASWSGRRFTVLDTGGWEPDARGLAARVAGQAELAVAAADAVLLVVDATVGPTDTDAAMVRVLRRAGKPVVLAANKVDAQRGESDAAGLWSLGLGEPYPVSALHGRGSGDLLDAVLAALPELPQEGEARAGGPRRVALLGRPNVGKSSLLNQLASEERAVVDSVAGTTVDPVDELIELGGRIWRFVDTAGIRRRAHEASGSEYYAVLRTQAALEKAEVAVVLVDASEPLSEQDTRIISMVVEAGRPLVLAFNKWDLVDEERRYYIEREVERDLVRVHWAPRVNVSAQTGRHVDRLVPAIDIALAGWEQRVPTSQLNAFLGRLVAATPPPVRGGKQPRIMFATQASTKPPKFVVFATGFLEAGYRRFIERRLREEFGFAGTPIEISVRLREKRAKS
- the cmk gene encoding (d)CMP kinase; its protein translation is MAAEQAALRSVVVAVDGPSGSGKSSVSRGVATRLGLRYLDTGAMYRAVTWRLLQRGVDVDDPAAVAAAAATVVLVSGTDPEAPTIEADGIDVSGPIRSPEVTAAVSTVSAVPAVRALLVQRQRAAIDGGGIVVEGRDIGTVVAPGAEVKVFLTASADARAARRTAELTHTSDVEATQVDLARRDRHDSGRAVSPLAKADDAVEVDATHLTLQQVIDRVIELVTTRVGVR
- a CDS encoding prephenate dehydrogenase translates to MVVGTGLMGTSVALALSESGVRVHLADRDSAALALAADLGAGSPEPPWQGPDVVVLAVPPRAVGPAVQAYQRQYPQCIVTDIASTKSHVQAEVEAMADPTRFVGGHPLAGRERSGAGAARADLFQDRPWVLTPVPATLAGAVAAVEDLVRRCGAQPVVMAPQRHDEAVALVSHVPQVAASLVAARLTGADDEAVALAGQGLRDVTRIAASDPDLWTEILVTNAPAIRAVLLELAADLESVATALGEVGDDPDDRGHRVVTDALRRGGHGRSRLPGKHGAPPAAYVTVPVVVPDRPGELARILLAAGEAGVNIEDITIEHSAGRPVGLVELAVRPEAADRLAVALRTAGWSVHR
- the aroH gene encoding chorismate mutase, producing MAMRAVRGATCLRADDPEEMVEAVVELMTAMLERNRITTDDLVSVILTATPDLVSEFPATAARRMGIGDVPLLSAQEIGVVGAMERVVRVLAHIDIDRPRAEIVHVYLRGAEALRRDLAQ
- a CDS encoding pseudouridine synthase, which codes for MATEEQGVRLQKVLAAAGVGSRRACEELIAAGRVEVDGRLVREMGVRVDAERAVIRVDGMRISTSPKTVHLAFNKPAGVVSAMTDPQGRPSLGDYVTNRSERLFHVGRLDFETEGLILLTNDGELAHRLAHPSYEIAKTYLAQIEGPVPRDLGKRLREGVLLEDGPARVDSFRVVDSAPGRALVELVMHEGRNRIVRRMLTEVGFPVQRLVRTKVGPVLLGDLRPGRWRVLTPVELGELYAEVGL
- the scpB gene encoding SMC-Scp complex subunit ScpB; amino-acid sequence: MTSEVGDTGDTGDPGGAWPLAEPIAAPSLRAAIEAILLVVDEPLDEVTLASVLERPQAEVAEQLQELAAEYTRDQRGFDLRSVAGGWRLYTRPECAGVVERFVLDGQQARLTQAALETLAIVAYRQPVTRARISAVRGVNVDGVLRTLTTRGLVEEAGTEHESGALLYRTTSYFLERLGVGSLEELPELAPYLPELDSLTESTDRFST
- a CDS encoding segregation/condensation protein A; its protein translation is MSAVADASPGAEFLVHLENFDGPFDLLLGLIAKHKLDVTEVALSQVTDDFIAHIRAAGPQWDLGQATEFLVVAATLLDLKAARLLPAAEVEDEEDLALLEARDLLFARLLQYRAYKEAAGWLAARMAEESVRHARAVGLEEQYAGLLPEVLLGLGPDELARLAARVLAPKPVQEVSLTHVHAPRVSVREQAAWLVQRLRQVKTSTFRALVADCPDTLHVVGRFLALLELYRESAVAFEQVSALGELHVRWTGSEDGELEVEDEFEDQAAAEEDGETPAALTAVVSAQEGTPEWTT
- a CDS encoding AAA family ATPase → MSTNPPADAVDSAEEAEPGPTPGLGPTGRPLPELPDPRPLDRHGPARVISLVNQKGGVGKTTTTINLGAALAECGRRVLLVDFDPQGALSVGLGINPHELDRTVYNLLMERGVSIDDVLLKTDVPGLDLLPSNIDLSAAEVQLVGEVAREQVLRSVLAPVLPDYDIVLIDCQPSLGLLTVNALTASNGVIVPLECEFFALRGVALLMDTIQKVQSRLNPQLELDGILATMYDSRTLHSREVLARVVEAFGDKVFHTVVSRTVKFPETTVVGTPITSYAPASAGAAAYRQLAREVLAP
- the xerD gene encoding site-specific tyrosine recombinase XerD, with translation MSSEPVQPVTALDRAVTGYLDHLTVERGAARNTLLSYRRDLRRYVAFLAARGIDDPARIAESDVADFLTALRSGDAEHPPLAAGSAARTLVAVRGLHSFLLRDGVLTADPAHAVRPPAPPRRLPKAIPVEDVERILQAAGGEDVARGLRDRALLELLYGCGARISEAVGLDVDDIDIEHNSVLLRGKGGKERLVPVGSYARAALEAYLVRERPGLAALGRGTPAVFLNARGGRLSRQSAWTVLHRAAERAAVSTAHLSPHTLRHSFATHLLEGGADVRVVQELLGHASVTTTQVYTLVTVDRLREVYAASHPRALG
- the ald gene encoding alanine dehydrogenase: MKVGIPSEVKNHEYRVAITPSGVFELKRHGHEVFVQKGAGAGSSITDDEYVGAGATILDTADDVWGTGELILKVKEPIAEEYHRMRKGQTLFTYLHLAASRPCTDALLDSGITAIAYETVELPDHSLPLLAPMSEVAGRLAPQVGAQVLMRSEGGRGVLMGGVSGVYAAKVVVVGAGVSGMNAAAIALGMQAEVILLDRNIERLRQMDRIYQGHVQTVASNAYEIERAVLDADLVIGAVLVPGAKAPKLVSNELVSRMKPGSVLVDIAIDQGGCFEDSRPTTHTDPTYRVHDSMFYCVANMPGAVPHTSTYALTNVTLPYALELANKGWRQALRDDLALGLGLNTHEGAITYGAVGEAFDLPTVALADVLA
- a CDS encoding NUDIX hydrolase encodes the protein MTEPVGLLADVPGGHPVVSSALRMQGRVWDVVTDVVRLPGGEEVTRDVVRHPSAVAVLAIDDTDRVLVVHQYRHPVEATLWEVPAGLLDIAGEDPLVAARRELWEETHHEAASWSVLVDFCTSPGMCDEALRIYLARGVRRSDGDEHPRHGEERDMPVDWVALDDLRAAVLDGRLHNPSLVVAVLAACAARTDGWTGLRPAHAPWRIGPRQLR